A window of Syntrophaceae bacterium genomic DNA:
CGGGAGATCGATCTCGTGATCCTCGATCTCGGCATGCCCGGGATGGGGGGCGAGAAATGCCTCCGGGAACTCCTGCGGATGAACCCGTCGGTGAAGGTCCTCATCGCCAGCGGCTACGCCGCGACGCAGACCGTCCAGGGGATCCTGGAAGCGGGCGCGACGGGCTTCATGGCGAAGCCCTACCGTCTCGAGGACATGCTCAAGAAGGTGCGCGAGGTGCTCGACGGGGAGAGGGACGAGGTCCCTCTGGGGGATTGAAAGAAGAATCTGAGAGGGTAAGAGGGTGAGAAGGTAAGAAGCAGTTATCGGGATTCAGCCCGTTCTTTTCTCACCTTCACACCGTCTCAACTTCTCAACCTCTGTGAAGGCCCGGCATCTGCCGCCGGCATCTCTGTGCCGGACATCATCCTCCGGCCTGCGTTTCCGGCTCCTGCGGCACGAAGATCCACAGCAGGATGTAGAGCAGCAGGCCCGTCCCGTAGATGAGGAACAACAGGGCGAAAAGCAGCCGCCAGGTCCAGGACGGGATCGGCGTGCGTGCGCCCAGGGCCCCGCATATCCCCCCCAGCCAGCGATCCGTCCGGGACCGCTTGAAGGTGTGCAGAACGTTCTTCTCTTCCATCGCGTAACCCCTACTGCCGGACGATCGGCCCCGGCAGCCGTGAACCCTCTCCGGTGCAGTGCCCGCGGCGCAGACCGTTGCCGTGCCGCACCCCCCCGGCGCTGTTTCGTCGGCCGAACCCTTCGGCCGTTGCATCAGCCCCCTCAGGAGGGGCCGCAGCTGGTGGCGCTGCAGGACCCGCAGCCCGGTCCCGCGGAGCTCGTGAACTTGCCGTCGCTCGAGTGGCTGAAGGCCGACATGAGCTTCTTCACCTTCTTGCCCTTGCACGTCGGGCAGGACACCTCCTGGTTCCCGAAGACGAGGGTCTCAAACGTCTTTTTGCACTTCGCGCATCGATACTCGAAAATCGGCATGGGGTCTCACCATCCTTGTTTCATCTCCGGCCCTGTGCAAGAAGTTGCCGCAAGGCCCTGATATTTAGAAGGTAGGAAGGTTTGAAGGTGAGACGGTTGGAGAAACGGTGCGCGTGATTCCGGTCTCCGGCTTTTCCAACCTTCTTACCCTCTCACCTTCATGCCTGCTGTTGCCTGCTTCGCTCCGGATGCCCCTCCGGTCGGCGGTTGTCTAAAAACGTGCCAATCGTGTGCGTACTCTGTCGTCCAGCCGGTGCAGCCCCGCCTGCCGGGCCGCCTCCAGCGCCTGCTCGTACTCCTCGCGGGTGATCCGGCGGTTGATCGCCGGGGTCTTCTGCGCTTCCCAGCAGGGCCGGTACTGGTCCATGACGTTGACGTAGGTGTCCCTCGAGATCTCCGTGGCCAAGAACCGCATGACCCCTTCCGTTCCCGCCACGCCGCCGGGCATGACGAGGTGCCGCACGAGAAGCCCCCGGACGGCGACACCGGATGCGTCGATCTCGAGATCTCCCACCTGCCGGTGCATCTCCCGCAGGGCCTCCATGGCCCGCTCCCGGTAGTCGCCGGCCCAGCAGAGGCGCTCGGCCCACGCGTTGTCCCAGAACTTGAAGTCGGGCATGTAGATGTCGAAGACCCCGTCGAGGAGCGCGAGGGTCTCGACGGCGTCGTAGCCGCCGGTGTTGTAGACCAGCGGGACGTTCAAGCCGCCCTCGACGGCCAGGACCAGCGCCTCGAGGATCTGGGGCACCACGTGGCTGGGGGTCACGAAGTTGATGTTGTGGCAGCCGCCCCGGGCCAGCCGCAGCATGGCGTCGGCCAGACGAGCCGCATCGACCTCGTTGCCTTCCCGCAGGTGGCTGATATCATAGTTCTGGCAGAAAGAGCAAAGGAGATTGCAGGAGCTGAAGAAGATGGTGCCCGAGCCGTACGTGCCCACCAGCGGCGCCTCCTCGCCGAAATGCGGCCCTGCACTGGAGACCATGGCCCTGCGGCCGGTCTGGCAGAAGCCCTGCTCGTCCTCCAGGCGGTTCACCCCGCAGCGGCGGGGGCACATGCGGCACTCGCGCAGACGCTCCAGGGCCTGGCGCGCACGCTGCCGCAGCACGCCTTCGCGATGCAGCTTCAAATAGGACGGCTCAGACAAAACAGGCTCCAGGCAACAGGCTCCGGGCAACAGGCAAAAGGGAATCCGTTCTTTTCTCCTCCCAATGCCTGATGCCTAATGCCTGACTTCTATCTTTTGTACGTTCCCATCGTTTGCGCCTCGGCCAGGATGTGGCCCTTCATGGCCTTCAGGAGCTGGTCCTTCGTGATCCCCGGCTTGAGGCCCAGCACGGTGTCCAGGGCGTAGAGCCTGAAGAAGTACCGGTGCGTCCCGCCCGGGGGACAGGGCCCCCCGTAGCCGATTTTCCGGAAGTCGTTGATCCCCTGCGTGCCCCCGCCGGGAAGCTCCTTCTCGCGGGTGATCCCCTCGGCGAGCATCAACGTGGTCGGCGGGATGTCGTAGATCACCCAGTGCACCCAGGTCCCCATGGGGGCATCGGGGTCGTCGCAGATCAGGGCGAAGCTCTTCGTGCCGGCCGGACCTGCCGTCCACTCCAGGGGCGGCGAGAAATCGGCGCCGTCGCAGGTGTACTTCACCGGGATCATCTCGCCGTTGCCGAACGCGCTGCTCTTGATCTCCATCGCGCTCCCCTCCTTTTTGCAGCGGTGTGCGAGTACGGGTATAATATAATTCCTTTGGAAAAAATGAAAACCTTCTTTTGCGCGCCTGTATGGACGCCCATGAGGAAGAACCTGCTCATCACCGGGCTGCCCGGGACGGGGAAAACAACATTGATCCGACGGGTCCTCGACCGGCTCCCGACGGGTGTCGCGGCATCCGGTTTCTTCACCGCCGAGATCCGCGAGGCGGGCGAGCGGGTCGGGTTCACCGTGAACGCCCTCGACGGGCGGACGGCGACCCTGGCCCACGTGCGGGCCGGGGGCAGGGCGCGCGTCGGCCGCTACGGCGTCGACGTGGCAGGCTTCGAGGGTCTGGCGCTCCCGCTTCTCGAGCCCGGCAAGGCGGGGCTCTACGTCATCGACGAGATCGGGAAGATGGAGTGCTTCTCCGCAGCCTTCTGCCGGATGGTCGCGGCCCTGCTCGATTCGGCCTCCCCGGTGCTGGCGACGGTGGCGCTCAGGGGCGGGGGCTTCATCGCCGGGGTGAAGACCCGTGACGATGTCGCCCTCTTCGAAGTGACCGTGAAAAACCGCGATCGGCTCTGCGACGAAATCGCCCGCTTGCTGCAGGAGCGGCTGCGCTGAGGCCGTGCGTCATGGACCCGAGGGATTTTGCCATGCTTCTGGCCCGCTTCTCCCTCTGTGCCGAGGGGTACCGCAAGGTTCGCAAGGGCGTGCAGAAGCGCATCATCCGGCATATGCAGAAGCTCGGCTGCCCCTCGATGAGGGCCTATCTGGGGCGGCTCGATGCCGACAGGGACGCCGAGGCGGAGGCCCGGCGCCTCATGGATGTATCGATCAGCCGCTTCTTCCGCGACGCGGAAGTGTGGCAGGCGTTGGAAACGGAGATTCTCCCCCCGCTTCTCGAGAAGCACCCCGACGGACTGCGGGTCTGGTCGGCGGGCTGCGCCCTGGGGCAGGAGGCATACAGCATCCGGTTACTATGGGCTCGACTGTCGGACGGGGAATCCTCCATGCCGTCTCTCGACCTCCTGGCCACCGATGTCAACGCGGCGTACCTGCAGCGGGCGATCGAGGGGGTCTATCCCGCGAGAGCCCTGGCGCGCATGCCCGCGGAGGTGCGGGGGCGTTTCTTCCGGCCCGCCGGGAAGAATACCCTTCGCGTGGTCGAAGAACTGCGGGAAGGCATCCGCTGGCAGGTCCACGATCTGGCGGCCGACCCTCCGCCGGCTCTGGACTTCCACATCGTCTTTCTCCGAAACAACCTCCTCACCTACTACCGGGACGGTATCGTCAAGGCGGCCCTGCCGGCGATCCTCGACAGCCTCGTGCCGGGCGGGTATCTCGTCATCGGGCGGAAGGAGCGCCTGCCCGGGTTCATCAGGGGATTCGACCCGCACCCGGCGGTGCCTTTTCTCCACCGGAAACGGCAGACAGGCGGGTTGGCATGACCCTTCCATGTTGGGTCCGCATGCATCATCACAGGGGGAGCCATCGATGAGACGCAAACGGATTCTCTTCCTCTCGCTGTCGATCTGGGCCGTTTTCGCGGCATGGCCCGCGTGGGCGGATGAGGCTGCGGGCATTGCGCCCGGGGCCGTTGCGGGCGAGATCGGACGCATCGAAAAGGCCGCCCGGGCAACGTTGGGTGTATCCGCCGTGCACCTGGATACCGGCCGGAGGGTCGAATACCGTGCAGACGAGTTCTTCCCCATGGCCAGCACCGTCAAGGTGCCTCTCGCAGCCCGGATCCTCGACATGGCGGACAAAGGCCGGGTCAGTCTCGCGACGGAGATTCCGGTGAGGCAGCCGGAGATGGTGCCGGAAGGGCCTCTCGGGGACATCCGGTGGCGTCCGGGACTGTCTTACCCGATCGAAGAACTCCTCGAGGCGATGATCACACGGAGCGACAACACCTCCGCCGATGT
This region includes:
- a CDS encoding PspC domain-containing protein, coding for MEEKNVLHTFKRSRTDRWLGGICGALGARTPIPSWTWRLLFALLFLIYGTGLLLYILLWIFVPQEPETQAGG
- a CDS encoding zinc ribbon domain-containing protein; amino-acid sequence: MPIFEYRCAKCKKTFETLVFGNQEVSCPTCKGKKVKKLMSAFSHSSDGKFTSSAGPGCGSCSATSCGPS
- a CDS encoding radical SAM protein encodes the protein MSEPSYLKLHREGVLRQRARQALERLRECRMCPRRCGVNRLEDEQGFCQTGRRAMVSSAGPHFGEEAPLVGTYGSGTIFFSSCNLLCSFCQNYDISHLREGNEVDAARLADAMLRLARGGCHNINFVTPSHVVPQILEALVLAVEGGLNVPLVYNTGGYDAVETLALLDGVFDIYMPDFKFWDNAWAERLCWAGDYRERAMEALREMHRQVGDLEIDASGVAVRGLLVRHLVMPGGVAGTEGVMRFLATEISRDTYVNVMDQYRPCWEAQKTPAINRRITREEYEQALEAARQAGLHRLDDRVRTRLARF
- a CDS encoding YbhB/YbcL family Raf kinase inhibitor-like protein, producing the protein MEIKSSAFGNGEMIPVKYTCDGADFSPPLEWTAGPAGTKSFALICDDPDAPMGTWVHWVIYDIPPTTLMLAEGITREKELPGGGTQGINDFRKIGYGGPCPPGGTHRYFFRLYALDTVLGLKPGITKDQLLKAMKGHILAEAQTMGTYKR
- a CDS encoding NTPase is translated as MRKNLLITGLPGTGKTTLIRRVLDRLPTGVAASGFFTAEIREAGERVGFTVNALDGRTATLAHVRAGGRARVGRYGVDVAGFEGLALPLLEPGKAGLYVIDEIGKMECFSAAFCRMVAALLDSASPVLATVALRGGGFIAGVKTRDDVALFEVTVKNRDRLCDEIARLLQERLR